In Rhipicephalus microplus isolate Deutch F79 chromosome 7, USDA_Rmic, whole genome shotgun sequence, one genomic interval encodes:
- the LOC142767781 gene encoding uncharacterized protein LOC142767781, producing the protein MSMSETTHDHRKSTDEPQGCSDVTQRPTSSEGAQVDGLMSQEPWIRPVDAGERSASSRGIKPKVEKGIGNVVEPMAERQLPGANETAGRSAEDSSGGTAGKKARRECEKKEKPLSKRMALARLIAPSRRSTRTAVVGTSSGRPDVKKAPPNEAEAERLGRRAADKNLEVVPKSQPPVWMRVPQVKGPGSLYKCCVSGCRASGREPFTGIWLFSLPADEALESSWREKLPIDPEINRPRSPRVCFQHFHDKDFVVFKGRPRGVAEEAVPTLVRNEQIEYTLRHCTFTAGR; encoded by the exons ATGAGCATGTCTGAAACTACACACGATCACCGGAAAAGTACCGACGAGCCCCAAGGGTGCTCCGATGTAACGCAGCGTCCAACAAGCTCCGAAGGGGCCCAAGTCGACGGGCTGATGTCGCAGGAGCCGTGGATACGCCCGGTAGATGCAGGCGAGAGAAGCGCTTCGTCGCGGGGAATCAAGCCTAAAGTCGAAAAAGGGATCGGCAACGTAGTCGAACCGATGGCAGAGCGGCAGTTGCCGGGCGCGAACGAAACCGCCGGACGGTCCGCCGAAGATTCCTCCGGAGGGACAGCCGGGAAAAAAGCGCGCCGAGAATGCGAGAAGAAGGAGAAGCCTCTGAGCAAGAGGATGGCACTGGCGAGGCTCATTGCGCCCAGCAGGCGAAGCACGAGAACCGCCGTGGTGGGGACGTCGTCTGGACGTCCCGACGTGAAGAAAGCTCCTCCGAACGAGGCGGAGGCGGAGAGGTTAGGGAGGCGAGCCGCCGACAAGAACTTGGAGGTGGTCCCGAAGTCCCAGCCACCCGTCTGGATGAGAGTACCGCA GGTAAAGGGACCAGGCAGCTTGTACAAGTGCTGCGTGTCGGGATGCCGCGCGTCGGGCAGGGAGCCATTCACCGGCATCTGGCTGTTCTCGCTGCCTGCCGACGAGGCGCTCGAGTCGTCTTGGCGCGAGAAGCTCCCCATCGACCCCGAGATCAACAGACCTCGGAGCCCCCGGGTGTGCTTCCAGCACTTCCACGACAAAGACTTCGTCGTCTTCAAAGGAAGGCCGCGCGGGGTCGCGGAGGAAGCGGTGCCCACGCTCGTAAGGAACGAGCAGATCGAATATACCTTGAGACATTGCACTTTCACTGCTGGCAGATAA